The Chelonoidis abingdonii isolate Lonesome George chromosome 15, CheloAbing_2.0, whole genome shotgun sequence genomic interval ATTGTGGGCAGGAAGGAAAATTGATCTATGTATGCCATAGCAGAATGCATGCACCTACAGATTTATTATTCAGGCAGAAAGTAACTGTAAATGCTGTGTGTGTTATGCAAGGTGAaagataattttcttttgtacttctTCCATTGAGTAACTCACTGATAGTTgcctcttttcattttcttttgtaggCTTAAATGGCGTCCCCATCTGTATGGTTAATGACGGGTGGTCTATGCTGACCCCTCTGTCACCTCATCCAATGATAAAAGGCCAGCTATCTACTACCGTATTGGGGGTACCAGGGGCTCAGATGCCCATTGGAGATCCACATAGTAATCTGGTCCCCAGGTTAACTGTAGGTTAGTGTGCTGTAGACTGCTTGATCGGGATGCCCTGTTAGATGGCCTTTTGTCCAATTAAGTGGAATTCCTTAATTAACAGAATCAATCATGCAGTACCTGAAATGGTTCTCAAATGACTTCACTTGTTTTGACTTGCTACAGGACTGGAGGTAGATCAGGTCTTACATTGACAAAAGACAGCCTGATTATTTTTCCTGCCTTTCTGAGCTGAAGTGGTTTTGAACCAGAGGAACGTAATGCCAGGTTTCAGAGACATGATGTATAGCTACACAGCACTGATGGAAAAGCAGATTTACCCTGGCAGAAGTCTTCCTGTGGCATACAAAAGCACCATCAGCTTCTCATTTTTACAAGGGCCAGATAACCCTATTTTAGAACCACTTAATCGCTTGCACGTATCCCAAGCAAGTGGAATTACCATGGCAATTAAGTGAAGGGCCATGCCATTAAATATCATCATCGGGTTTAAATTGGTTCCTTGCAAACAACCTAATTAACAGTATCTCAAATAAATGGAGTGAGAGTAATTATTTCCTAACCCTAAAGCCTCTTATgttagagcaatggttctcaccCAGGGGTACCCATAGCACTGGGGGTACTCAGAAATCTtcctcatctagatatttgcctagttttacaacaagtgacataaaaagcaccagcaaagtcagtacaaactaaaatttcataccgacaatgacttgtttatattgctctatatacttatacactgaaatgtaagtacaatatttatattccaattgatttattttataatcatatagtaaaaatgagaaagtaagcgatttttcagtaatggtgtgctatgacacttttgcatttttatgtctgattttctaagctagcagtttttaagtgaggtgaaacttgatggtacacaaaacaaatcagactcctgagaggGGTACAGTAgactgaaaaggttgagagccgctgGGTTAGAGTGCCTGCTTATCCTTTCCCATCTTTCAGAGATATCACTGTGAGCACAGTGACCTTTTGTTCTGGACTCCTCCGCATTCTCCAGCAGCTTTATTTCTGGCAATATGAAGCCATGGGTTCTCCCTTCACCTGGAAGGCATCAGACCTCAGACATGCACAACGCTTTGATGTTGCACCAACCACTTGATACAACAGAACCCAAGCAGGCGGCAGGGTGTCTGATTCTGAACAGCTCATCTTAAGCAAGAGGCTGTGGCGCACAGGGCTCTCACCGTGATTTTAGTGATCTCCTTTTTAGCCTTCTGTACCCCCGCAGCCCTGATcctccctgcagagcccagagcccAAACAGGAGGTTTTAACAGTGAAAAAGATCAGAGATTTGAGAGattctcccctcttccctcccctcctcatcCTCTCATACAGCTCTGCAACAACCCTCCTGTCTGTATGAGCCTCTATCTCCTTCCTGTATTATACTATGACGTTTGCACATGCATGTCTGTGTTACCTTTAGGGCTACTCATGATGTGAAATATAGGAACTTTCCTTTCCACTCGCTCTCATACAAAGAGTATCACTGCTCAAGATACAGTACATCCCATAATACATTGTAATATATCCAGTTGTTGTAGCTACCAATTATTTGCATCTCATTTCCATCCAAGCTCTGCAGGGGAATTGTTGGCCTCAGGATGAGACCATGCAAATTCTTTTCCACAGTGAAAATAGGAAGTCATGGATGCCTAGGGGGAGGAATTCAAGGTGTGGTCTCTGTTCAGACATATGCAGGGTTTATAAGTGCTGTAGGAACTGAAGTGGTGCAACTATACTGAGCTTTCTCGtgtgtctcctctctctcacagGCTCgttgtcagatgcatggagagaaGAACTGAGGGAACTCGCTGCCAGAGTTAGTGCTTCCTCCTCCACCGAAATGGAGCAGAAGGAAGTGGTGAGTTTTTCATACTGCGAGCATGACACTTAGGGCTACTTTGCTATTGAATGTCATCTAATCAATACCTGGAATGAAATAAagaaatggaggggagggaggagagacaccTGAAGAGAGATTTTCATGAGGCAGTTGTATCACTACTGTAGGTCACGTGTCTGCTGGTGACAGCATCAAGACTTGAAGGGTCACGTGGAAATCTATTTTGTAAAGATGGGTAATTTAAAACTATTTACTCCTAATCTAAACAAGGCAAAATGTGCAATGGAATGTGACCTATGCACAGATCTGGAGATCCCCAGATTTTGAAGATTGACCAAAATCTGAACCCAGAACCAAatgttgcagatgatttctttgcttttataaTGTGCTGGATCATAACTTCTGGATCTCTACTATCCCATTCTCTGTGGTGTTTAATATCTGGAGCCAAAATTTGTAGTTTTGAGTCTTTAACAACTACACAGAGGGGATCACACCAAAAGGAGAAGTGGGTCTACACTAGTTTTTCACCTCTTGAACATAGGCTCAAATCTACTTTAGGGTGCAGATGAAATTGGTTTCAAACTCTTGTAAAAGCACATCACAAAACAATCGCACAACGGCACAACTGTTAATCTCCAGTGGAGGGAGGATCAGGACCTACAGGATGTTGCAGGTCAAGATTACGGAGCCATGAAAGATCATGGCTGGACACAGCAGAGGTGCTTTAGGTCAGGATCAAAGGACACTGGCAGTGCTGTGGGGGCCAGAGCTAAATACCAATGCATATTACAGATCAGGATTGAGGTGCATATGTACCACTGCACAGAGTAAGTTTACACAACTTCTGCTTGCACTGTATCAGCTCCAGTGAGTGCTATCAGTCACTCACTTTCAAGAGAACCAAATTCAGCACCCTGGATTAGCATTCTTTAATACTGGGACCAGATAATGTCAGTGTTAACTTATAAATGATTATAGCTGCATAAGGACAGCTATGGGTTTAGCTGTGTTTGGGTTTTGACCATTCAGTTGTCTGTCTCTTCTGACTGAGAGCAGTAGGTGGTGCACAAGTTTCAATTTTAAGTAAAACATTATTTGCAAAATCAGTGCACAGTTCACAGCTGGAGAGAAACACACCTCCCAGGTGAGCTTTTAGTACCACAGTAGCTTCACTTTAACAGCAGCGGGTGCATTCATATTTTTGGCAACAGACAGGCACCTCTTTGATGAAGATTTCCCATTTTGTCACAGCCTTTTTACAATCAGTCTTGTGCGAATCATTGTATCTCCTGTGCAACCCCTGTCCCACTCTCAGCCCTCTAATCAGAAAGCATGTGCGCATTGGCATTTTAACAGGCGGAAGAGCCCTGGAGAGCAACACAGTACTCAGCAGAAACTGGGCGCCTCATCCCACCTTCTTCTCGGGCAACAGTCCGCCATACCCCGCAACAGCTGTGCCGGAATAATGCGAAGAACAAAGGCAAAGATGCTGCCTTGTCTTTCCAGGACCAAGAGCTGGTAGTAAGTAGAACATAATGAGAAAGAATAGCTACACTTGGTACTTCCTGCTGCTCACTTCCTCTGTGTGACTGTTTTTCCTTTAGGACTGTTGCAGTGTAGGTACACTCCATCCCGTGTGCTGGGTCAGGTATGGAAAAAAACTGTATAGCACCCCGTTAGATCTGTGTTCATGTCTCTGTCTATAAAACATGGTACTACGGCCTAGTGGCCGGAGTCAGTAAAGCAGCCCTTCCACTCAGGGCAGCTTGGCCTAATGACCAGAGTCAATAAAGTAACCCACCTCGGTGGGACTGCATGACCAATTGGCCCGTTGGGGGAGTGGGGCGCTACTTAGGGATGTGTGGCATGATACCTCTCCAGCgtatcatcaaggatctacaaacTATCCTGAatgatgatccctcactctcacagatcttgggaacGGCCAGTCCTCTCTTACGGATATGCTTCAGGttgccccagcctgaagcaaatactcaccagcaaccacacaccacacaacagaaacactatcCCAgtaacctatccttgcaacaaagcccattgccaactctgtccacatatctattaaagggataccatcataggacctaatcacatcagccacaccatcaggcgaaaccttaaattagagtgaataaatgaagactcaacacaccacttctgaaaggttgccaacccctgatctagactgttctcagtggtaccagatgatataataaggaataatggtctcaagttgcagtggaggaggtttagattgaatattaggaaaatgtttttcactaggagtgtggtgaagcactggaataggttacctagggagatggtggaatctccttccttagaggtttttaaggtcaggcttgacaaaaccacagctgggatgatttagttggggtttaggtcctgctctgagcagggggttggactagatgacctcctgaggtcccttccaaccttgatattctatgattctgtaactTCATGTACCCATTCAGAAGCCCCCACAACAGAGAACAGCTGCTGCATGTAGCCACACATAGGAAGGCTTAATACCTTAGCTGCTTGTTATTCACTGTTCTGAAGTGAGAACCAGGGCAAACCTGCCGTTTGACATTTTAAGAGTGCCTGCACTGAAAGTTGTTCAACTTGGATAAATGTCCCACATACGTCAATATTTTCCTGACATTTTTATTCATCATCGATCTATGGATATATGGgcccatatcctcagctggtgtaaatcaatctcattccactggcttcaatgaagTTGCACCtatttatgccagctgaagatctagccaaTGGCATCTTCAAAAAGACTGGAACAGAGACACTACTGCTATACTGATGTTTTTAAATTTACTGCTATGAAGACttagtgaaatcctggcccctaaagtcaatgggagttttgccatgaaTGGGTCCAGGGTTTCATCCTAAAAGTCATTAGATAATAACTGGTTTTAGAGTGGTAgtcatgttaatctgtatcagcaaaaacaatgaggagtccttgtggcaccttagaaacaaatgtatttgggtatgagctttcgtgggctaaaacccgtAGAGACTGCAATAGAGACtgttcggtttggccaatgtatatggcagaggggattgctggcatatgatggcatatatcacattctattcaagggacaccatcataggacctaaccacatcagccacaccatcaaagGTTCATTCATCTAcacgtctaccaatgtgatatatgccatcatgtaccagcaatgcccctctgccatgtacattggccaaaccggacagtctctatgcaaaagaataaacgggCACAAATCAGACTTCAACctcctggacactcaattacagacctgaaagtcacaattcttcaacaaaaaaaccttcaaaaacagactccaatgagaaactgcagaactggaattaatctgcaaactggACACAATTATACTGGGCTTGCATAAAGACTGGGCGTGGATGAGTCATTatacaaactaaaaactattccTCCATGTTAATTTTTCCCctcctgttactcacaccttcttgtcaactgtttgaaataggccatcctgattatcactacaaaagttttttttcttttgctgataataccccaccttaattgattagtctcattagaatTGGTAttgcaacccccattttttcatattctttgtatatatattttcctactgtattttccactgcatgcctctgatgaagtgggtttagctcatgaaagcttatgcccaaataaatttgttagtctcaaaggtgccacaagtacttcggTTCTTTTTACTGTTAAAActatgtgccttatttctaacttgaattggtctggcttcaacttctagcccttggttcttgttctgcttttctcTGTTATATTAAAATGCCacttagtacctggtattttctccccattaaGATACTTGtacattgtaatcaagtcatcgCTCAATAGTCTTttagataaactaaacagattgagctcttaaagacattttctctaactttcaaataattttgtggctcttttctgcacctgaTTGactttttcaacatctttttaaaaatgtggccatcataactggatgcagtattctaaTATCAGTCTTACCAATGTCATGTGCAGAGGTAAAAATCACTTCCCTAATCTTACTCactattcccctgtttatacatccaaagacTATATTAGCCATTCTTTTGTTCCTGGATGTATGACTTCACCTTTGGCTGAAAAATTTGATATTTACTTcgagatcattaataaaaatgttgactgaTGACAGGCTGGGCAGGGAATAGAGGACTGACGTGTAAACAATGGGAAGGGAATAAATACTGCTCTTGTAGGAgtcatttcctccctccctccctcaaggaGACAAGTTTATTTACTAGAAGTCGTTTTGTTTCCCACATCTTGGATTTGAtatggtttcatttttaaagggTGAAGTGACAGCAGACAGCACCAGGTTAATTGCAGAAAGGGGTACTAAGAAGAGAGATTCATGAGAATCTGCAGCAGTGCCCAAGAAACATTTTGAAGTTCATCTCCTTTGTAGGCTGGGAGGAGAATGAGAAGTTCCAGTTTAGCATGTATAGCAAGTGTGACTAGGCCTGCCCCTGATTTGCTAACTCTAGGCACAATAGATAGAGGGAAACAAGagatggtaaaaaaaaacacagaacatgAGACATGAGTTCACTCCTAACTGATAATGTACTCTCATGTGGTGCGTTAGAGTGCCTGTATACAGGGACACTGGTCAGGAAGGGGTGAGATGCAGTGCAACAGAAGACCCAATGTCCTAACAAGTTTAGTCCAATTTAAACACTGACTCAGTGATCAGAGCCTTATCCTAGTCACtgttggggaagagagggagataTCTACCCTTGCACACAGTAGGCTTTGATAGATCATCCTTTACTGcttttattatattttcaaatgtgtagGTTAGACCCTGAGCAGGGAACAGTAACTCAAACTAAAAGACAAAGTCCACACCTGTACGGTGTCTAGATAAGCAAGGTGCCTGTGTATGCATACCCTAATGACCTCCTGTTTTCCTGTGTTCCAGGTACAATCAGTGTCACTCTGACCTGATCATGCTGTCACTTTCTACTTTGCTTTTCTGCCAACAGATTTTGGAGCtgctgtgtcagatcctgcagacaGACTCCTTGTCGGCTATTCAGCAATGGCTGCTCACAGCTGGTCAGAGGGGTGAGACGAACCTGGAACCTCAACTTGGTGCCTGGACAAGAGGAATAGACACCCACTTCTATTCTCAGAGTTTGGCACGCTAATTGTCTCTACTTCAGCAACCACAAGTTTATTCCCAACACACAGTTTACAGCCTTTCAGATCAACCTGAGTTTGTGGAGTACACATTTTTCTATGAGGGAAAAGTTGCTTCTGGAGGAAAGATTCCTTTGTATAGAATCTATTAGGGTTTTCTAATGACCTGGTTTGCAGTAACTGGTGAAGAACTAAGGATATGAATTTTGCTTGGTGTTCAGGGACTCAGATGCTGCGATGATGAGATTGGTATAGAATCTGGGCAGATGGATGGCATGCATGGCTTTCTAAAAAATGTCCCTCTCTAGTCTCAGTTTTTTCTTCATTCTATCTTTCCTGCCAGTGATTGTCTTTTGGGTCTCACTGACTATTATTGAATATGGCCCAGCATCAGAGTAAAGGACTGTTTCTATGTAAAAGTtgtaggccaaaattttcaaaataaggcTCCTAAATCAATACCTGATTTCCACaggtgctgagctcccattgacctcaatgggggCTTCAGGTGCTCAGTATCTATGAAAGTCAGATCACTTATTTATCtgcttaaatatttgttttaggcTTTTATGTTTGAATATTTTGCTTCTGAGTTACAGGCTGAAGCTTAAGGAAAGGTAAAGCTTAAGcttaagctgctgctgctgaattcaGGCTTCACTATTGAGTTCCAATATAAAAATGCAGCTGTAGGAAGATAAATATTGTTGGTCAGATTGTATTGATTGTATTCATTTTAAGGGTATTTGTTCTGGGTGTGTACCAGTTGAGTAGGGGAAATCCCTATTTCCACAAAAAGGGAATAGTGGGAGCTAGAGTGGCTCTTGTATCTTAGGTAGCACTGTAGCTCGTGGCTTCATGGACCTGTATTGCAGCAAGAGACCATTACACATGCCACTCTCCCAAGAACAGGGTATCACTGGAGTCCTGCTGTACTTCTGACTGATCGacttctctctgctctgcttgAACACATGCTGTATATAGGGGGTGAAGAAAGTGACAGAATCCATGGCATAGGGAAATCATTTTGTGACATTCAAATTTTTCCAGATTggaacttgtctctctctctctctgttgtaacAGGTGAGATGTTGTTTCTTCTGCTGCCTACTTGTCTTCCTCTCATTACAGAAAAGGATCTTGTTATGAGGATGTTGCAGACTGCAACTGCCAACCTACAACCGGAGCCCAAATCCTTGAGCACAAGCCTGGAGCAGAGACTTCAGTCCCAGATGTCCCAGGCTGCAGTGGGCCTGTCCTCCAGAGGGCAACACTTGGGAAGGAATCATCCAGTCAGGTTCTCTCATAAAAACTATTCAATTGGATGTTCACAGTGTGGCAGagaactgaaacatttcacttaCTGAGGGCTGGAGACATGTTGGATACATTAGTTTGCATATACAGCagcaagaagagagaaagaggcCGTTACACAGAAAGAGATTCATCAAGCAAGCAATAAAACTGATTTTGTCCACCTACttagctcccctctccccatttcaACTGGTTtaactgagggcctgatccaaagcccatttaagtcaatggcatgGCTTGCAGTCGTTGCTCAGTGGGGGCCCATTATTTCAGTAGCACATGGGTCAGAGATTAAGGTGAATTGGTAAAATTGTGCAGAGGCTTGGATTTCAGTACTTGTATGTGGACTTCCAGTCAATAGCATGAACAGAGAaactagaaaataaaaatacacataaaCACAGGAAGTGAATGGAAAAGTGGCAGACTAATGCAACCTTTCATTTTCATGACTACCGGGTTTATTCAAAATTTAGAATTTTAGATTTAGAAAAATACTTAgttttctctgcatttctttATAACAGATTGTCTCAGAGTCAGAAGCAAGAACCCATTCCAGAGGAAGACAAGCCAGgtaaaaatattataataaataaatactttgtatTTATTACATACTCCCTTTGAATCCAAGGGTCTTAAgacattttataaacattaattaattaagcagCAATAGACCTTTGAGGTAAGGAAGTATTTTACCCATTTTACGGGTGATGCCttagagaagttaagtgatttcCCAGGAGTTACACAGTGAGCTaatggcagagctaagaatagaaACCAAGAGGTTCTGGCTCCCAGACCACTTGATCAGACTTTCTGAACATTCACACCTTACTATGAGAGTAAAAATATTCTACAGATAGACAAATAAACGACAGCAAATTCTTTGAAGGCTATATTTTGGTAACACAGAGTAGGAGTTCAGAGATCCTTTTTGTTGTTACCTCTGAGTGAACGGTAATGCATGCCCTGtgaaaaaatcatagaatattagggttggaagagacctcaggaggtcatctagtccaaccccctgctcaaagcaggaccaatccccaactaaatcatcccacccagggctttatcaaggctgaccttaaaaacctctaaggaaggagattccaccacctccctaggtaacctattccagtgcttcaccacactcctagtgagagagtttttcctaatatccaacctaaacctccatgtgatggggcaaggccagatggctacagtaaagtactgagaaacaggtatgttagccccaggctaaacaaatccctaggaccatggtaaccaaatggcagttgctccaggttaatcaaggcacctggagccaattaagacctttctagaaggcagtNNNNNNNNNNNNNNNNNNNNNNNNNNNNNNNNNNNNNNNNNNNNNNNNNNNNNNNNNNNNNNNNNNNNNNNNNNNNNNNNNNNNNNNNNNNNNNNNNNNNNNNNNNNNNNNNNNNNNNNNNNNNNNNNNNNNNNNNNNNNNNNNNNNNNNNNNNNNNNNNNNNNNNNNNNNNNNNNNNNNNNNNNNNNNNNNNNNNNNNNNNNNNNNNNNNNNNNNNNNNNNNNNNNNNNNNNNNNNNNNNNNNNNNNNNNNNNNNNNNNNNNNNNNNNNNNNNNNNNNNNNNNNNNNNNNNNNNNNNNNNNNNNNNNNNNNNNNNNNNNNNNNNNNNNNNNNNNNNNNNNNNNNNNNNNNNNNNNNNNNNNNNNNNNNNNNNNNNNNNNNNNNNNNNNNNNNNNNNNNNNNNNNNNNNNNNNNNNNNNNNNNNNNNNNNNNNNNNNNNNNNNNNNNNNNNNNNNNNNNNNNNNNNNNNNNNNNNNNNNNNNNNNNNNNNNNNNNNNNNNNNNNNNNNNNNNNNNNNNNNNNNNNNNNNNNNNNNNNNNNNNNNNNNNNNNNNNNNNNNNNNNNNNNNNNNNNNNNNNNNNNNNNNNNNNNNNNNNNNNNNNNNNNNNNNNNNNNNNNNNNNNNNNNNNNNNNNNNNNNNNNNNNNNNNNNNNNNNNNNNNNNNNNNNNNNNNNNNNNNNNNNNNNNNNNNNNNNNNNNNNNNNNNNNNNNNNNNNNNNNNNNNNNNNNNNNNNNNNNNNNNNNNNNNNNNNNNNNNNNNNNNNNNNNNNNNNNNNNNNNNNNNNNNNNNNNNNNNNNNNNNNNNNNNNNNNNNNNNNNNNNNNNNNNNNNNNNNNNNNNNNNNNNNNNNNNNNNNNNNNNN includes:
- the TBATA gene encoding protein TBATA isoform X1, with the translated sequence MAGMGRITKMATEIKNLEPVLQQLETKCISAKEKMETLRSPVAGPVKGKDITALAGKLKHVALNTPLRFNTEAKRPQSKNNSRFGNLSHHSFFSRHNPHPHRVTHIQGLNGVPICMVNDGWSMLTPLSPHPMIKGQLSTTVLGVPGAQMPIGDPHSNLVPRLTVGSLSDAWREELRELAARVSASSSTEMEQKEVAEEPWRATQYSAETGRLIPPSSRATVRHTPQQLCRNNAKNKGKDAALSFQDQELVILELLCQILQTDSLSAIQQWLLTAGQREKDLVMRMLQTATANLQPEPKSLSTSLEQRLQSQMSQAAVGLSSRGQHLGRNHPVRLSQSQKQEPIPEEDKPVHMGTAEVLQFHLFQDGKQNQPEPPN
- the TBATA gene encoding protein TBATA isoform X2; the protein is MATEIKNLEPVLQQLETKCISAKEKMETLRSPVAGPVKGKDITALAGKLKHVALNTPLRFNTEAKRPQSKNNSRFGNLSHHSFFSRHNPHPHRVTHIQGLNGVPICMVNDGWSMLTPLSPHPMIKGQLSTTVLGVPGAQMPIGDPHSNLVPRLTVGSLSDAWREELRELAARVSASSSTEMEQKEVAEEPWRATQYSAETGRLIPPSSRATVRHTPQQLCRNNAKNKGKDAALSFQDQELVILELLCQILQTDSLSAIQQWLLTAGQREKDLVMRMLQTATANLQPEPKSLSTSLEQRLQSQMSQAAVGLSSRGQHLGRNHPVRLSQSQKQEPIPEEDKPVHMGTAEVLQFHLFQDGKQNQPEPPN
- the TBATA gene encoding protein TBATA isoform X3 produces the protein METLRSPVAGPVKGKDITALAGKLKHVALNTPLRFNTEAKRPQSKNNSRFGNLSHHSFFSRHNPHPHRVTHIQGLNGVPICMVNDGWSMLTPLSPHPMIKGQLSTTVLGVPGAQMPIGDPHSNLVPRLTVGSLSDAWREELRELAARVSASSSTEMEQKEVAEEPWRATQYSAETGRLIPPSSRATVRHTPQQLCRNNAKNKGKDAALSFQDQELVILELLCQILQTDSLSAIQQWLLTAGQREKDLVMRMLQTATANLQPEPKSLSTSLEQRLQSQMSQAAVGLSSRGQHLGRNHPVRLSQSQKQEPIPEEDKPVHMGTAEVLQFHLFQDGKQNQPEPPN